Below is a window of Allomuricauda ruestringensis DSM 13258 DNA.
CAACCTAAAAAAAGACCCGTATCAGTTTGAAGGTTTGGGCAAACGAAAAACGATCTGCTTGCTGTTTTTCAACAATAGTCTCAGAACACGTTTGAGCACACAAAAAGCAGCCATGAACCTTGGTATGGAAGTAATGATCATGAATTTTGGCAATGAAGGCTGGGCACTGGAATACGGGGATGGCACAATAATGGACCAAGGCACTTCAGAACATATTAAGGAAGCTGCACAGGTGGTTTCCCAGTACGCTGATATTGTTGCCATCCGTGCTTTTGCAGGTTTGGTCGACAAAGAAAAAGATGAAGCCGAAGAAGTCATTAACGGATTTGCCAAATATGCATCCATTCCCGTAGTGAACATGGAAAGTTCGGTGGGTCACCCGCTTCAGGCATTGGCAGATGCCATAACTTTAAAGGAGAACGAAACCAAAAAGAGGCCTAAAGTGGTGCTTTCTTGGGCTCCCCATCCAAAAGCATTGCCGCATGCTGTGGCCAATTCGTTCACCCAGATGATGAAGCTACAGGACGCTGATTTTGTCATCACACATCCCGAAGGGTATGAACTAAATCCAGAGATAACCAAGGGGTGTACAATTGAGTATAATCAAGATGAAGCGTTGAAAGATGCCGATTTCGTCTACGTGAAAAACTGGAGCAGTTATTCCGATTATGGTAAAGTATTGAGCAAAGACACTAATTGGACGATTACAAAAGAAAAGCTGGGAAATGCAAAGTTTATGCACTGTCTTCCCGTTCGAAGAAATATGATCGTGGAGGATGCTGTTTTGGACAGTGAACAATCTTTGGTGGTGGAACAAGCCAAAAACAGGATTTTCTCAGCTCAAATTGTATTAAAGAAAATATTGGAAGACATATGAAACTGAAGGATAAGGTCTGTATCGTTACCGGAGCGACAAGTGGAATGGGGAGATCCATTGCCAAAGGACTTTCTGCCGAAGGAGCTAGGTTGGTACTTTCTGGCAGAAATCAGGAAAGAGGAAAGGCTTTGGAAGAAGAATTGGACAATGTCGTATTTCTGGCAGGCGACATTACGGACCCATCCTATAACAAAAAATTGGTCGATACGGCTATTGAAACTTATGGCAAGTTGGAAATTTTATCCTTGAACGCGGGTATTCTAGGTATTGGAAATGTTCAAGAGTTATCCATTGATACTTGGCAAAAAACCATCAACACCAATTTGAGCTCTATATTTTACCTTTGCAAATATGCCCTTCCATACTTACAGAAACAACCACAAGGCAATGTGTTGATCAATGCGTCAATTGCAGCCTTTAAGAGTTTCCCGAATCACCCGGCTTATTGCGCTTCAAAAGCTGCATCCGTGGCCCTAATGAAGCAAATGGCCGTTGATTACGCCCCAAAAATCAGGGTGAACGCTATTTGTCCC
It encodes the following:
- a CDS encoding acetylornithine carbamoyltransferase; the encoded protein is MKHYLTVNDIASLPDWVDEAINLKKDPYQFEGLGKRKTICLLFFNNSLRTRLSTQKAAMNLGMEVMIMNFGNEGWALEYGDGTIMDQGTSEHIKEAAQVVSQYADIVAIRAFAGLVDKEKDEAEEVINGFAKYASIPVVNMESSVGHPLQALADAITLKENETKKRPKVVLSWAPHPKALPHAVANSFTQMMKLQDADFVITHPEGYELNPEITKGCTIEYNQDEALKDADFVYVKNWSSYSDYGKVLSKDTNWTITKEKLGNAKFMHCLPVRRNMIVEDAVLDSEQSLVVEQAKNRIFSAQIVLKKILEDI
- a CDS encoding SDR family NAD(P)-dependent oxidoreductase yields the protein MKLKDKVCIVTGATSGMGRSIAKGLSAEGARLVLSGRNQERGKALEEELDNVVFLAGDITDPSYNKKLVDTAIETYGKLEILSLNAGILGIGNVQELSIDTWQKTINTNLSSIFYLCKYALPYLQKQPQGNVLINASIAAFKSFPNHPAYCASKAASVALMKQMAVDYAPKIRVNAICPGPVDTPLLWESAKAFEEPETAVENAKKTTLLKRLGTPEDITKLVLFLVSDDSSWITGTTVTIDGGIINT